The region ATTGACTTTGAAAATTTCTTTTTAAAGTGGCAAGCTTTATGTCCAGAGTTTTTAGTTATAAGTAAGGTAAAAAACTTAGAATTTCTAAATTCTTACATCAGATTATGGTTGGACAAAAAAACAAATAAAAATTTTTGGGAAAATCATCTTATTGATGCACTTATTAATTACGAAATAAAAAGTAATGAAAACTTGGCGTCAAATCAATTAACCTTTTATGAAAACCTTACACGGTCTCATGTCGAAGAAATTTCTTTAGCTATTGATGCTTATTTTCAAGCTAATTTAGTTACAGAATCTATTAAAGTATTTAATATTTTAGAACAATTAATAGTAATTTCAAATTGCTTAAATAAAGCAAAATACAAAACACAGCTAAAAAATAGCTTAGTTCCAGAATTAGCTTTTGAGCTATGGTTAGAAGACAACCAATTGGAGTTTCCTAAAACAATAGGGATTACTACATTTCAAGATCATAAAATTGAAATTCAAGAAAGAATATTGGATAAATTATCTGATGAGGAGATTGTACCATTAATTTCTTTAATAAAAGGAATATCGAATAAAATTTTAGAGAAAAGAGTCTGTAAATTAATAAAAGAAAGCATTTCTAGTAAATTAAATTTTATAAGCTTTGATTTAGAGAGTAATGGTACAGAAATATTTGAACTAGGTTGGATAAATAATGAAAACAGAGAAAAGTATTATAAAGGTAATACTGAGGTTAATAAGGGGATTAATTTCTTTAAAGAACTAACAGAAATATCAAATAGCGTATTTGTAGGTCATAACATTGTAGAGTGGGATATTCCAATTTTATCAAAATTTAAAGTTTCTATTCCAAGAAATCAAATTTGGGATACCTTATTAATAGAAACATTTCTGAGTCCAGAATTTAAGAATTTAGCATTAGTAACAGCACATAATGCTATTGACGATTCAAAGTTAACAAGACAATTATTTTTGAATCAGTTAACTCGCATTTTGTTTATGGAACAAGAAAAATTGACACCTTTATTTTCTTACATTCCTATTAATATTGTTGAAAAAATAGTAGAATTAAAATCTAAAAATTCACTGAACTGGAATCCATTTGATGTGTTGAATTCTGAAAAAGAAACATTCTTTAGACCACAACCACTTGAAAATATTTTGATTCAGAAAGTAAAAAAAGAAATCGATGATTTAAAATCTGAAAATATCTTAATTATTGGTAATGATAGTTTTAAAAATGAAATCTTAACTATAGAAAAGATTAAATTCCATTGTACAGATACATCTAACAAAGATTTATATAAGTTAAATAGAACTAAGATTAACCAAATTTCAGAGAACCATATTTGGGAAAAACTGGTATTGTTGAATCATTTAGATTACAAAAAAGCTATAAATCAACCAGCGTTTTGGGGCGAATTACCTATAAGTGTTAAAATTAAGTTAGAAAATAATATTAGTAATGTATTCGATTTATTTTATCCCAATGAAGAAATAGATTGGTTAGCTAAAAATGTGATGTTTTTTACAATTCCTGAATTATTATTGTATCAAGACCAGCTTTCACAACTCAAAGATATTAGCGTAATAACCATTCAAAAAGATTTATTGTCTGTAGAGAATAAAAAAAAATTAAAAGAAATTAGTTTAGATTTTTTAATGTCTGAAATTAAAAATGATGACCATATCTGGTTAAAGTTTTCTGGAGGTCAAAGTTTCTCTGAACTAACCGTAAAACAATGTGAAAATCTTGAAGTAGACATATTAAAACCATTTGATAATTTTTGGTTGGAAAAAGTTACTTTAAATAAGTTTAACGTTTGGGGGAATTTCAATTGGGAAAATTTACTGCTATCTTTTGATATTATTAATTTGGTAGATTTTCAGTCCGATGCTAACAAATTTGTGAAAAATCAAACCATTATTGTCGAAGTTAGTGCTGTAGAAACTTTAAAAAATAAAGTAGTTCGATTTAATCCAGAATCTTTATACCGTTCACGATATTGGGTTTTTCAAAAACAATTAATTGATCAAATTGTAAATCTAGGCAATGCTTCTATATTGATTGTTCAGGACTATGACGAAATCCAAGTACTTAATAATTATTTCAGTCATCTTGGGTATTACATTCCTGAACAGGTTATTTCAATTGGCAGACGATTAGAATTATTACACCAAAGGAAGTCTAGTGCCAAATTAATTATTGAGCATATAAGTCAAGTAGAGCGTATAATAAAATCAAACCATGTAGATTGTCTCAATATAATTTTTGATAGTTTCAACCTCTCAGAAAACTATTATTCTTCAATAAACTCTAGTTATCTTAAAAAATTAAATAGTAGTAGATTAAAAAAGATTAATGAAATCGAGGAGGATGATTCCGAAAAAGGCAACAATGATAAGCAAGAACTTAACATTTCTAAAAAACCAATAATTAGTGATACCTTTTTCCTACTAGAGTTATTAAAACCTAGAATTACTCATATTCGAAATGTATTGCAAAAGGCAGATCCAAATCATAAATTATGGATTTTAGACCCAAGATTTAATGATTATAATAGTATAAATAAATCTTGGAACACTTCTAAAATGACACTAAATATATGGAAAAACTTTGATATGTATGAAGCAGCCGTAAAAGAAGCTGATATGCATATAAATAGCGTAAAACCTATGGAAGAATTGCCTTTTGATATGGCTAAAATAAAAGAGATATTAAGACAGGTGTTTTTAAAAGAATTTCAATGGCGCCCTAGTCAAGTTCCATATTTAGAGTTGATTATTGAAAGAAAAGAAAATCAACTTATTACATTACCTACTGGCGAAGGAAAATCTGTACTTTTTCAAGGGCCAGCTTTATTTATAAGTGCTTTCACAAATAGATTAACGATAGTTGTAACCCCTTTAAAAGCTTTGATGGAGGATCAAGTAGATGCGCTTTGGAATAAAGGTTTCTTTGGTAGTGTAGATTATATAAACTCGGATAGAAGTTCTGAGGTGTATTCTATTTATAGAGCTATGGCAGGTGGGGAGTTGTCATTAATTTTCGTAACACCGGAAAGATTTAGAAGTCGCTCTTTTAATAATGCTCTTCAAATGAGAATACAATCTGATGGGGGGCTTGAATATGGTGTTTTTGATGAGGCGCATTGTGTATCACAATGGGGGCATGAGTTTAGACCAGATTACTTTAATTGTGCAAAAGAAATGCTAAAACTAAAAAAAATGAGTAGCAACAATTTTCCACTTTTATTATTTTCCGCAACAGTGTCAGATAAAATTTATAAGGACTTTAAAATTATTTTCTCGTAATGAATTGGAATGACCGCAATAAAGAATATAACCCTATTAGAAACCATATCAAACTTGGTTTTGATACAGTCGCAGATACTCAGGGTATGTTAAGTGTGATTGTTCATGATTTGAGAACCAAAAAATTTGATCCAATAAATAGTAGAGTATTAATTTTTGTTAGAACAAGAAAGCAATCCGAAGAAATAGCTATTGGATTAAATACCTGCCTAGAGAATGAAGGTCTCAATTATGCAGGTAAGGCAGATTTTTACCATGCAGGATTAGAAGGAACTAATAGAACTGAAAAATACGAAAATTATAAAAAAGGGGATAGTGTAATTTTAATTGCGACCAAAGCTTTTGGTATGGGTATGGATATTAAAAATATTCATTTTGTGTTTCATTTAGGTCCATCATCAACTTTTGAAGACTACTTGCAAGAAGTAGGTAGAGCAGGTAGAAATCAAGCTTCATATGAAAATGCGGGTTATTCTGAGTCCAATCCTTTATTGGCAAAATGTATTATTACCAAAGAGGACTTTAATAAAATTAAAGATTTACAACATCAGAACGAAATCACTTGGTCACAAATAGAACAAGTAAGGAAAACAATTTTTAATTATGTGTCTAAATTTCGTCATCTAAAAATTGAAAAAGAAAATGCTTTTCCACTACCATTAGATTTATTAAACCAAGATATTGAATACGAAGAGGTATATGGTAAGGATACTGTTTTTAGGGTTATTTTATATTGGCTAGAAAAATTAAATAGAATTAAACTCGGTGTATATACCCCAGCTCAATTACCGATAAAAATACTCAATGAAGATGTAAGTATTGCAGCTACTAGGACTAAAGAAGAGAATAATCAACTTAAAAGTTTATTAAATCTGTTAATACAAATAAAGGCAGATAAGTTTAATGACTCTCAAACTATTATGGTCGACATGCAGCTTCTAAAAGATGCATTGAAAATTAAGACAACAACAGAACTTTTTAAACTCTTATTTACAGCACAAAAATTTGAACTTATTTCACTTGATAGAAACATTAATTTAGAAATTAGTATCAATCGTACTCCGGAATTAAAATCATGGGGTTATGATGTGAAATCGCCAAGAATTGAGGCTACTTTTGATTTTGCAAACGAAATTATAAAAGCAACCACACCGGGTAACCAAGTAGCTTTAGACAATAATGAGTTAAATTCTAATATAAAAGATATCATTACGGCTAATTTTCAACCAGAAAATATATTTTGGGAGGAAATAAAGAAAAATAATGAATATAAGAAGAAGGAAGAAATCAATAAAACATTAGTTGATGACTTTAAGAAAGTTAGAGCGAAATTTGCTTTTAAATTAGTCAACTTTCTACCAAAACTGAGACATAAGAGCCATATAGCATATGAAGAAGAAAAAGTCTTTATTTCCCAATTAATCTACAATAGCTATAAAACTAATAGTTTACCCTTACAAGAATTAAAAGAATTCAAAATTGATTTAATTAAACTGATTACATATATCTCTGAACAGAATCTAAAGAAAAATAAAAGGACGTTTAATATTGTAGACCTAATAAACCATTTAGATATTGATAAAAAGGGAGATGAATATTTTCAAAAACTTGTATGCATTTCTAAAGGTTTAGGATATTTAAAGGGGGATGGAGGTGATATAATTCCAATGGGAATAGAGCTCTTTATTCATGACTTATCCATAATAGATATAGAAAACGAAACTGATTTAGAAATTCAAATAGAGTTTGAAGAAAGTAATAAAATGAAAGAGTTAAGATTGTTAGCTCTTAAATGTCTTACTGGATTAAAAGAATATGAACATGATGCTTTTATTAAAGGCTATTTTAAATGCTCAAGCAATGAAGATATTATCCAACTTTTAATTGAAAATTTAGATGAAAATCATCCTGATTTAGTTGCATTTAGGGAAGAAGCTTTAAAAACTGCTAAAGCAGCCTTAAATGAAAGTCAGAGTAAAGTTTATGAAGCCAACTTAAATCAAAATTTACAAGTAATTGCAGGGCCTGGAACTGGAAAAACGCATACACTTACATTAAGGGTTGCACGATTAATTCAAGATGAAAAAATTAATCCAGATAATATTTTGATTTTAGCTTATAATCGAGCAGTTGTTATTGAGTTAAAAGAAAGGTTAGATAAACTATTCAAGAAGTTAGGGTATTCTAAACTTATCAAGAAATTAAAAATTTTCACTTTTCATGGTTTTATAAAATACACTTTAGGAAATGAACTCAATGATTTAGGTTTTGACCAATGGACACAAAAGTTTATTGATATTATGCACAATTCACCTGGTACTATTGGTCAAAAATTAGGGACTATAAGGTATGTGTTTGTAGATGAGTTTCAAGACATAACCTCTGAAAGGATGGAATTACTCAAATTTATTGCCCATCCCGAAAGAACCAAAATTTGTGTAATAGGTGATCCCAACCAAAGTATATATGGTTATGAGAGAGCCAATGTTGGTGATTCAATGAATCCAAAACCCTATTATGATGAATTTGCAAAGATTTATAGTCCTGAGATATTAAAGCTTAATATTAATTACAGATCTTATATTGAGATTTTAACGGAGTCGGAAAGGTTGTTAAGTCTTAATACTTCGCGTATTGAAATCACAAAACTCTTAGCTCATAATAAAACAAAAACAATAAATCCACCTGTAGAAATAATAGATGTTAGGGAACATCGAGTAGATTGGAAGTTAAAGTTACAAGAACTACTAAGGTATAATGACGATATGGGGCAGTATCGTCAAATTGCAATTATGTTTCGCTCTAATAATGAGGTGTATAGGGCATTCAATGTGCTTAAAGATTTGAATTTAAACATAAGGTTGAGAGTTCAAGGAGCTAAAGGAGCATTAACAAAAACAAGGGAATTTTATCACTTATTAAGTGATCTTCGATTAAAGGCTAAAGACAAATTATCTTTAAATTATCTACAGGATATTTCAGATTTAAAATTAAGTGTCTTAAGAGAATATTCTAATTGGGATGTATATATCTTAAATGTGTTTCATTGTTTAGTATGTGAGTTTGAAAAAGAAAAAGATGAAGATTCAACTTATGAAGATTTAATTCAATTCATTGAGGATATTGGGAGCAAAGATGACGGACAGTTTGGTAAAATATATGAGCAGAATATAAAAGAAATAGGAGGAGATAATTCCTTGCAAGAAGTTATTATTACTACAATGCATAAAGTAAAAGGTTTAGAATTTGATGCTGTATTGATACCACCATCATTTTCAAATCTACCTACTTCAAGTAGGTTTTATGAAGCTGATCTGCAAGATTTTATCGAAGAGGAAAGACGTTTGTATTATGTAGCGTATTCCAGAGCTAAGAGAAAGCTAGTAGTTATTAAGTATGAAAGAGAGAGCGCTTTGGATAAAGGGACAGGTTATTTGACTCCGCAGGAAACTGTAAATCAGTTGGGGATTTCTGTAGGTGAAGGGATTGATAAGTTTACTATGTACTGGAGTGCTAGCGCATATGGCGGTAATTCTTATAATTACATTAAAGACCATGTAAAAATTGGAGATCGTTTAGTGTTACTTCCAGTAATAAATGGTCATTATACATTTTGGTATGCAACTATTAACAATAATAGAGTTGCTCTTTTGTCAAGGAGTATGGTTAATAGGATTAATCACTTATTAGAAATAAAGGGATTCATTGTTTCTTCAATATACGTCAGTACTTATGAAGAAACATTATGGTCTGATGAGAAAAATAATACAAACTATGCATCAAATTGGACAGAATCTTCTAAGAATAGAGGTTATGTTTACCTAATAGATTTTTCTGGATATGGTCATTAAATTAAAAAGTTATGTTTAAAAGAATAGTAAATAAAATTTTTAAGAAGAACTTAGTTAATGATTCATTACCGATTCAATTAGATGGGCAAAGGATCATTTCTTTATGGACTGCGGGTGTTAAATATGAATCAAGAATAAATAATGTTTTAAATTGTAAGGTTCATGATGAGGTATTGTTAGAGAGAGAACCAAATAACGAAATGGATAAAAATGCAATACATATTAAGACATTAAATGGTTTTTCATTAGGTTATGTAGGTAAATTAAAAGCCGAAAAAATAGCACATCTAATAGATGAAAAAAAAATTATTTCTAATGCATATATTATTGATTTAAAGTGCGATCTATCAAAAGATATCTATGGAGTAAAAATAGCTTTTACTATTAAACCTAAAGACAGTATTCTTTTTGATCAAAAAGAAGAGTCCATTGATGTTTTTTTTGATAAAAGTGAGAACGATAATTTATACTTATTATTAAAGTGTGAGGAAACTGTTTTAAAAAAAGTAGAAGATATTTTTAAAAAAAATAATATAGAAATATATAGAACTGGTATTAGTTATAGAGTTGCAAAAAATGGTAAAAATTATGATTGGTATTTCTTTTTAGATGAAAATGAAAATCAAGAAAATATTCAAAAATTATTGGAAGCCAGCTTTCCTGTTTTAAAAGAAAAATCAGAAAATAAATTTAAAGATGAATATTTTTCTTTCCTAGAGGATGATTATGATTATTTAGAGAAAGAGAAAAAAAAGTTGATTGAAGAGGATATTCCTTTAAAAGATAAAGAACTCAATTTTTTAAAAAATGAGAACAAACAATTAATTGATGAAAAGAGTAAATTGAAAAATGATATTGAAAAATCAATTAAATCATTAAATCAAGTTGATAATCAGTTAGAAAAAATCATGA is a window of Polaribacter litorisediminis DNA encoding:
- a CDS encoding UvrD-helicase domain-containing protein → MNWNDRNKEYNPIRNHIKLGFDTVADTQGMLSVIVHDLRTKKFDPINSRVLIFVRTRKQSEEIAIGLNTCLENEGLNYAGKADFYHAGLEGTNRTEKYENYKKGDSVILIATKAFGMGMDIKNIHFVFHLGPSSTFEDYLQEVGRAGRNQASYENAGYSESNPLLAKCIITKEDFNKIKDLQHQNEITWSQIEQVRKTIFNYVSKFRHLKIEKENAFPLPLDLLNQDIEYEEVYGKDTVFRVILYWLEKLNRIKLGVYTPAQLPIKILNEDVSIAATRTKEENNQLKSLLNLLIQIKADKFNDSQTIMVDMQLLKDALKIKTTTELFKLLFTAQKFELISLDRNINLEISINRTPELKSWGYDVKSPRIEATFDFANEIIKATTPGNQVALDNNELNSNIKDIITANFQPENIFWEEIKKNNEYKKKEEINKTLVDDFKKVRAKFAFKLVNFLPKLRHKSHIAYEEEKVFISQLIYNSYKTNSLPLQELKEFKIDLIKLITYISEQNLKKNKRTFNIVDLINHLDIDKKGDEYFQKLVCISKGLGYLKGDGGDIIPMGIELFIHDLSIIDIENETDLEIQIEFEESNKMKELRLLALKCLTGLKEYEHDAFIKGYFKCSSNEDIIQLLIENLDENHPDLVAFREEALKTAKAALNESQSKVYEANLNQNLQVIAGPGTGKTHTLTLRVARLIQDEKINPDNILILAYNRAVVIELKERLDKLFKKLGYSKLIKKLKIFTFHGFIKYTLGNELNDLGFDQWTQKFIDIMHNSPGTIGQKLGTIRYVFVDEFQDITSERMELLKFIAHPERTKICVIGDPNQSIYGYERANVGDSMNPKPYYDEFAKIYSPEILKLNINYRSYIEILTESERLLSLNTSRIEITKLLAHNKTKTINPPVEIIDVREHRVDWKLKLQELLRYNDDMGQYRQIAIMFRSNNEVYRAFNVLKDLNLNIRLRVQGAKGALTKTREFYHLLSDLRLKAKDKLSLNYLQDISDLKLSVLREYSNWDVYILNVFHCLVCEFEKEKDEDSTYEDLIQFIEDIGSKDDGQFGKIYEQNIKEIGGDNSLQEVIITTMHKVKGLEFDAVLIPPSFSNLPTSSRFYEADLQDFIEEERRLYYVAYSRAKRKLVVIKYERESALDKGTGYLTPQETVNQLGISVGEGIDKFTMYWSASAYGGNSYNYIKDHVKIGDRLVLLPVINGHYTFWYATINNNRVALLSRSMVNRINHLLEIKGFIVSSIYVSTYEETLWSDEKNNTNYASNWTESSKNRGYVYLIDFSGYGH
- a CDS encoding HIRAN domain-containing protein encodes the protein MFKRIVNKIFKKNLVNDSLPIQLDGQRIISLWTAGVKYESRINNVLNCKVHDEVLLEREPNNEMDKNAIHIKTLNGFSLGYVGKLKAEKIAHLIDEKKIISNAYIIDLKCDLSKDIYGVKIAFTIKPKDSILFDQKEESIDVFFDKSENDNLYLLLKCEETVLKKVEDIFKKNNIEIYRTGISYRVAKNGKNYDWYFFLDENENQENIQKLLEASFPVLKEKSENKFKDEYFSFLEDDYDYLEKEKKKLIEEDIPLKDKELNFLKNENKQLIDEKSKLKNDIEKSIKSLNQVDNQLEKIMSILFPEVVFINPTFDVLQREVLDFTNALEKIKKIVEDNSFKGKPIKTSRNWFDTHFSTGERNDGRIYFRKTKDEIIILVSFKSEQTRDIKRLLNYN
- a CDS encoding DEAD/DEAH box helicase, producing MSIPKLLKHYQINPSKLKAILKANSINDNIRFINNIPEEWISILSEETGIEVYEISTNKHYRSSVVKASKKITKKDNSLDKLQELSKPKRRRKSFQIGYVKYVAPDNSHAYLKVIDNIDGVNYNMLRENTDNDCKINNNCADIEIGQFVIVSVKGEKFKKHKIEEQLFSGTVITKPIKRFTDWVSFNNVIKLENNIMFSDNFENFEISKVKLFFDRRSIRCQKSEIPPDFNKIIDNIKLPFIEAIAKKILSNEDLVIIGSFKSNSSEYSQLYEKQFKSEINDSNYFKDEIDFENFFLKWQALCPEFLVISKVKNLEFLNSYIRLWLDKKTNKNFWENHLIDALINYEIKSNENLASNQLTFYENLTRSHVEEISLAIDAYFQANLVTESIKVFNILEQLIVISNCLNKAKYKTQLKNSLVPELAFELWLEDNQLEFPKTIGITTFQDHKIEIQERILDKLSDEEIVPLISLIKGISNKILEKRVCKLIKESISSKLNFISFDLESNGTEIFELGWINNENREKYYKGNTEVNKGINFFKELTEISNSVFVGHNIVEWDIPILSKFKVSIPRNQIWDTLLIETFLSPEFKNLALVTAHNAIDDSKLTRQLFLNQLTRILFMEQEKLTPLFSYIPINIVEKIVELKSKNSLNWNPFDVLNSEKETFFRPQPLENILIQKVKKEIDDLKSENILIIGNDSFKNEILTIEKIKFHCTDTSNKDLYKLNRTKINQISENHIWEKLVLLNHLDYKKAINQPAFWGELPISVKIKLENNISNVFDLFYPNEEIDWLAKNVMFFTIPELLLYQDQLSQLKDISVITIQKDLLSVENKKKLKEISLDFLMSEIKNDDHIWLKFSGGQSFSELTVKQCENLEVDILKPFDNFWLEKVTLNKFNVWGNFNWENLLLSFDIINLVDFQSDANKFVKNQTIIVEVSAVETLKNKVVRFNPESLYRSRYWVFQKQLIDQIVNLGNASILIVQDYDEIQVLNNYFSHLGYYIPEQVISIGRRLELLHQRKSSAKLIIEHISQVERIIKSNHVDCLNIIFDSFNLSENYYSSINSSYLKKLNSSRLKKINEIEEDDSEKGNNDKQELNISKKPIISDTFFLLELLKPRITHIRNVLQKADPNHKLWILDPRFNDYNSINKSWNTSKMTLNIWKNFDMYEAAVKEADMHINSVKPMEELPFDMAKIKEILRQVFLKEFQWRPSQVPYLELIIERKENQLITLPTGEGKSVLFQGPALFISAFTNRLTIVVTPLKALMEDQVDALWNKGFFGSVDYINSDRSSEVYSIYRAMAGGELSLIFVTPERFRSRSFNNALQMRIQSDGGLEYGVFDEAHCVSQWGHEFRPDYFNCAKEMLKLKKMSSNNFPLLLFSATVSDKIYKDFKIIFS